The following are encoded in a window of Ricinus communis isolate WT05 ecotype wild-type chromosome 4, ASM1957865v1, whole genome shotgun sequence genomic DNA:
- the LOC8264668 gene encoding uncharacterized protein LOC8264668, translating to MVSTRLSGFLLVFIMLHVRNSTALITHQGKEKAIVAKEDVLAVAKSSLINAHATMADEVSNTKLGGRKMMLKMLLKKDEVLNTDDTKISGAANFEDSCKKGILRGNCKLMSNRISSHPLNDRMVGFTTFSADYHVPKSHPPKNNR from the exons ATGGTGTCCACAAGGTTGAGCGGCTTTCTACTAGTGTTCATTATGTTACATGTAAGAAACTCAACTGCCCTAATTACCCACCAAG GTAAGGAGAAAGCAATAGTTGCCAAGGAAGATGTGCTTGCAGTAGCAAAAAGCAGTTTGATAAATGCTCATGCTACCATGGCCGATGAAGTTAGTAATACAAAGCTTGGAGGAAGGAAAATGATGTTGAAAATGTTGTTGAAGAAAGATGAAGTTTTGAACACGGATGACACTAAGATTTCAGGTGCAGCTAATTTTGAAGATAGTTGTAAGAAAGGAATTCTGCGTGGAAACTGTAAATTGATGAGTAATAGGATAAGCTCTCATCCTTTGAATGATAGAATGGTCGGCTTTACAACATTCAGCGCTGATTATCATGTGCCCAAATCTCACCCTCCTAAGAATAATCGGTGA